Proteins found in one Aspergillus puulaauensis MK2 DNA, chromosome 8, nearly complete sequence genomic segment:
- a CDS encoding copper transporter family protein (COG:P;~EggNog:ENOG410PQ6C;~InterPro:IPR007274;~PFAM:PF04145;~TransMembrane:3 (o50-69i115-134o140-157i);~go_component: GO:0016021 - integral component of membrane [Evidence IEA];~go_function: GO:0005375 - copper ion transmembrane transporter activity [Evidence IEA];~go_process: GO:0035434 - copper ion transmembrane transport [Evidence IEA]), translating to MEQPSLLPRMAGMDMGSSATNNSCSVEMLWNWNTIDSCFLASSWHVTSKGMFAVSCIGVALLGVSLEFLRRVSKDYEESLQRQFQRHAMSQLDDPLVCGATANVVSYRASPVQQIIRAILHVAQFAVAYITMLIAMYYNGYMIISIFIGAFLGKLFFDWGQYKVVLGQSQGPVPQQTKAAVVEDDATKCCG from the exons ATGGAACAGCCAAGCCTGCTCCCGCGCATGGCGGGCATGGACATGGGCAGCTCAGCAACCAACAATTCCTGCTCCGTCGAG ATGCTCTGGAACTGGAACACGATCGACTCGTGCTTTCTCGCCTCGTCATGGCACGTCACCTCAAAGGGCATGTTCGCCGTCTCCTGCATCGGCGTCGCCCTCCTCGGCGTCTCGCTCGAATTCCTGCGGCGCGTCAGCAAAGATTACGAAGAGAGTCTGCAGCGCCAGTTCCAGCGCCATGCGATGTCTCAGCTCGACGATCCTTTAGTTTGCGGTGCGACAGCGAATGTCGTCTCCTACCGCGCGAGTCCCGTGCAGCAGATTATCCGGGCGATCTTACACGTGGCGCAGTTTGCGGTCGCGTATATCACCATGTTGATTGCGATGTACTACAACGGGTATATGATTATTTCGATCTTCATTGGAGCTTTTCTGGGCAAGTTGTTCTTTGATTGGGGGCAATACAAGGTGGTTCTGGGCCAGAGTCAGGGGCCGGTGCCACAGCAGACCAaggctgcggtggtggaggacgATGCGACGAAATGCTGCGGGTGA